From the Candidatus Bathyarchaeia archaeon genome, the window GCGGATACTTTCTGAACAGTCCTGCCAAGCCGAGAGCGGCGAAAGCAATCGGATAGTCAAGCAACGCTTGAACAGGATCAACAATGAAGCTGCCAGGCAAAGCCATGTGGATGAGACCATAAACTGTGCCCGCCTCCAAGCCAGCCCGCAAGCCGCGCCGAAGCGAGAACCAGAGCAGTGGCAACATGCCTGCCGCTGTTACCGATCCGCCTTGTGGAAGTTCAAAGATTGGGGGCAGTACATCCCTAAGTATGATCGCCAAGGCGATGAAAACTGCGCCTTCTGCTAAGATCTTGGTTTGAGAAGCTTTTTCGCTCATTTCTTCTTTTATCCCTCCCTACGCCAGCATTATCTGGATCAGGTTCTAAGGGTCGACGACGCCTTAGTCGTCCTCTCAGCCAGGTCTTCCCCAGCTCCCCTAGATTTCATTG encodes:
- the thiT gene encoding energy-coupled thiamine transporter ThiT; amino-acid sequence: MSEKASQTKILAEGAVFIALAIILRDVLPPIFELPQGGSVTAAGMLPLLWFSLRRGLRAGLEAGTVYGLIHMALPGSFIVDPVQALLDYPIAFAALGLAGLFRKYPLFGAPVGIFGRFVAHFAAGVWFFAEYAPVGMSPILYSASYNGGYLIVELIVSEVIIAVLVNRRLLNIYT